GTTTGTTCAAAATTAATTGTAGTAAATACCTTGGGCTTAACGCGCCGATAGCTAAATAGGGTGATAGACCTGATGTGCCTTTGATGGAAGGTATATCTCGAAATTCATGATATTGGTCATGTTTGTTAGCAAAAAAGGCAGGAATAGTATGCGCTTCAACTTCATCAATTAATGGCCATTGCGACGACGAGTTGTCACCCTGTAAAACGTCGTTATTTGCATGGTTGACTGGTTCATCATTAATTTCAATGGCAGTTGTTCGTTTGCCTGGTTTGCCCAAATATTCAACACCATCATTTTTTACATGACGTAACCAAGCACGTTTAAAAGGCGTAAATACTTTAAACATCTCACCGGCTTGATTAAGTACTTTCCCTTTACTAACAATAACGTCTGCTTCAAATAACGTTAATGTTACCCCCTTACTTTTTAATTTTTCATCTCGTTGCCTTTCGTTGACTTCAAGTTCTTCATTTGCAATAAAATGAATTGCAGAGCCTTGTTCATTTTCATTGATAATAAACTCAACTTGTTGTTCAAAGTCATCAACGTGATATACCTCTAATTGCACACCTAGTTCATTTAACTGTTTACTCACTAACGCTACGTGTCGTTTAATCAAATCAATTTTAATACGCGACCAGTGATGTTGGTGCCATTGAGCTGGCGTTAACAAATAAATAGCCCGATCACCGGATTGATAATGCATTAAAAAATGGTGCAAAGCTGGATTATCATGCACGCGTAAGTCGTTTCTAAACCAAAGTATTTGCATAACGTCTCATATGCCAAAATGTATGTTAATCAAAGAAATGAATATCGACAAAGACCATGTAGTCTTCATCGATATAGGTTAAATTAATAGCCGTAGCGTAGCTTTAAACTTTCTGGGTACGGGTTTAAATAAGTCTGCTTAGCCAGATACGACTTGGGGTGTGACAATAAATAATGTTTTATTAAGGTCAAAGGCACAAATAATGGAACTAAGCCAGTGCGAAACGCTTCAATTTGTTGACAAAGTTCTTGCCTTTGTTCTGGCGAAAGGTGTTTTGAAAAATAACCTTGAATATGAGACAAGGTATTTGCATGGTTCTTACGCGTTGCTTTAATTTTAAGTGCTGCCATCAAGCCCGTGATATATTGATGAGCAAGTTCTTCAATAGACAATTCATTACCAGCAAGTAATTGACCTAGCTTTTTATAGGCAACAAGATCATGGCTCATCACTGTATATTTATATTCACTATGAAACGTTGTAAGCTTGTGCTTTGTTAACCCTGATTCAACCAATGACTGCCAATGCTTATAAGCAAAAACTCTGGCAACAAAGTTTTCCTTTAATATCGGATCGTTTAAACGACCATTTTCTTCACACGGCAACAATGGGTTAGCTGCCATAATCTGCTCGGCAAAAGCCCCAACCCCAGTAGCAGGAAGCGCATTTCCTTCAGGTGAGTAAATTTTTACCCGTTCCATACCGCAACTTGGACTTTTAGCACAAAAAATAAAGCCACTAAAACTATCAGAAAATTTAGCGATTTTTTTTCCGTATTCCGATAAAGCTTCCGTTACATCACCACTACCATCAGGTCTTGCCACTTTGATGACATTATCTTTTTGAATTAACCTGATCGTAGGCCGTGGTACAGGTAAGCCAATAGCAACTTCAGGGCAAAAGGTTTTAAACGTGACATGTTGAGCCAACTCTTTCATACAAAAGTTTGATGGCTTATTACTCGCATCAAAACGAACTTTTTCGCCAGCAATACAAGCACTTATTCCAACTGTAATGTCTTTTTTATCAAATGAACTATGCATGATTTCACCTGTTAATAAATAAAGCTACCAATAGGGTTTAGTAATTTATTAATCCCTTGGGTAAATTTTTGCGGCGCATTCGCTACCGTGTAACACAAACAGCCTTGAGCCGACACAGGGTTATGCACATGTTGGCCATCAAGCATTATAAAGTCGCCAGGAAAATATTCGCCCATTTCATCGGAAAAGCTACCTTCAACCAGTACGGTAAGTTCAAAACCATTATGCGTATGCATGGGCACACCACCTCCTGGTTCTATATGTACTAAACTTGTATGAATTTCACCTTCATCCAACATTACTCTGGCCCGTGAAAGCTTACCAATACTAGCGGTATTGGTTATTTCCATATTTTGTATAGCTCTGGGTAGTTCATATGTCGTGTCGCGTAACGTTATCGTTTTTGCTTCAACGGGTTTAGCTATTGTTATTCTGTCATCTTCACAAATATTGTTGATCATTTGCTCAAAATCAACTGATATAACGTTTTGATTGTTTAATTGATCAATGTTTAATAAATCCTGATCATGATCAAAACTCACTTCCGCCAATTGCTCAGTTAATAGGCTAATCTGTTTTTTACATTTCTCGCATTTATCCGCGTGAATGCTAATACCAGCAGCCAGAGATGCCGGTAACTCTCCTGCCACATAGGCAGTTAACATTTCAAAGGTAGGATGATGCTTAATCATGGTGTTCTCCTAACTGCGCCTTTAGTTTCGCTAAGGCTAGGCGTAATCGTGATTTTATTGTGCCTAAAGGTAAACCAAGGTGATTGGCAAGTTGCTCTTGCGACATCTCCATAAAGTAAAAGCCTTTAATCACTTGCTGCTGATTTTCAGGAAGTGTTTCGATAACAGACAATATGTTATTTTGTGCGAGATGATCTTCAAACGGTTCATCTTCTGATGCTGACTGTTCAGCTAATGGCCAAATGTCATCGCTTAAGGTATCTTCACGGTTACTTTTAACTTTTCTCAGCATGTCAAAAGTAACATTTCGCATTACCGTATATACCCACGTCGTGGGTGCTCCTTTTTGGGCGTCAAATAAGTGAGCTTTACGCCAAATATTAGACATGGTCTCTTGCACTATTTCACTTGCTTGCGCTTCACTACCAATTTTGTTTTTAGCGATACGCAAAATTTTAGGTGCAAAAAACTTAAACAGTTCGCTAAATGCCGCTTTGTCTCGATGATTTGCAACAGATGTAAGCCATTGACTTAACTGTTGATGTTCAGTTGAATCGTTCATAGCTTTAGGTTTAACACTTGAAGCTGTAACTGACAAGCTTATTTGCCCTGTAACCATCTTTAATACTTCCAAGAATATATATAATAGCCAATACGCAGCAATTAAGTGACTGGATCACTCAACGTGAATTTATTTTTCTACTAAGACAATATTTGCAATAAATTGCTTCGCCATTGGATAAGAATTTTGTTGAGCAAATATCATTTTTTCCTCAAGTGTTATCGGTAGCAACTCTACCCAACGCGACATTATCCAATTAGCATTGTCATTAAAACCAGATTGATAGAGATCACTCAGTAAGTTATTTTCTTCAAATATTTTTAACAATGATTGTGACAACCTGTTTGTTACGTCATCATAACGTTCTTCAGGCCAATGATTTTGAGGAACAATATCGGCGTACTTTAATTTGTCTTTATCTTCTGAAAGTTCCGCGACTGAAACGATAGACTTACATTTAACATCAATCGTTAACACGCCATGTTTATCTTGATCAAAATTAATAATATCAACCCAGCTCGCCCAATTTTCCACACCTTTATGCTCGCCACTAACCGTCGACAAAATGGCAAAGCCATGCTCTTTGATTGCCAATTTCACCATCTTTAAATAGCGTTGTTCAAAAATGCGTAACCGTGTAATTCCTTGTGGTAGCAGAAATACAGGCAGTGGAAATATTGGTAACTTCATTAATATCTTTTATTGATGTCTTTGTAGTTATTACGTAACTACCTTAGGTTTTGATCACAAAAAAGTACCTAAATTAAAGAAAAATTAACATGCATATTTTATAAATACTCAGTGAAAATATAATTCACTTGTCAATTCCTTCTCTCACATAGGTCGCAAAGTACTACGGCAAGTTTTTGAATTGGATCAAATTATTATCGTTAAAAAATATAAAAGTTTTTAAGTGATCTACACTTAGAAAATACACGTATTAATTAAGTCATTTAGTTCATGGGTGATAAACAGTGCGAATATTAATGACAGGTGGAACAGGCTTGATAGGACAAGTCCTGATAAAGCAATTATTATCTGATCAAGACAATCAGATCTCAGTGTTAACTCGCTCACCTGATAACGCCACTGCTCGCTTAGGTAGCGCAATTAATCTTATAACTAGCCTTAATCAAACGCTAATCGATCAAACAGATATTGTTATTAACCTTGCAGGAGAACCCATTGCTGATAAACGATGGACAACGAGCCAAAAACAAAAGATTTGTCATAGCAGATGGGATTTGACCGGTAAAATTGTTGAACTCATCCAACAAAGTGAAACACCACCTCACACATTACTGTCTGGCAGTGCCGTAGGCATTTATGGCAGGCAAGGAAATTATCAAATAGATGAAACCTTTACGCAATACTATCCAGAGTTTTCACATGAGATCTGCAAGCAGTGGGAAGACATTGCGTTAAAGGCACAATCATCGTCTACGCGTGTATGTCTATTAAGAACAGGCATTGTTCTTTCTACAACTGCGGGTGCTCTTAACAAAATGTTACTACCATTTAAGCTTGGTTTAGGTGGAAAGTTTGCCAGCGGCGAACAAGTCATGAGCTGGATACATATTGACGATATGGTTAACGCAATTATCTATTTAATGGAGCAAAAAGCTATTAACGGTGCAGTAAATATGACAGCACCGAATGCCGTCACTAATCAAGTATTTAGTGAAACACTAGCAAAACAACTATCTCGCCCATGCATATTTACAACTCCTAGTTTTGTGTTGAAGCTTATTTTTGGTGAAATGTCAGATTTATTTATTTACGGTCAAAACGTTGTGCCCAAGAAATTATTGGCCAATGGGTTTCAATTTGAGTATTCGCAACTAAACAGCGCGTTACTGGATTTACTTAGCGATTAGAGCACTGTTGAACAGACTTATCGAAAAATAACGTTATATCTGCAACCGTTATTCCGTATTTATTCATGGCAGTTTTATTCATCACGCGATTGTCATCTAATTGATACATCCAGTCATCCATTGAGAACCGGATCACATCATTATCAATCTCAACATCGAGCTCATATTGCCAATTAAACGCCATACCAACTTGTTGCCCTTTAGCAGTGCCTATTACATCATGGGCTTGGCCATTATATTTACCATTAGCTTCAAGGTTAAGTTGCCAAACACGCTTAGACACTTCACCATCTAAAAAATAAAACGTTTCATCAAGTTCACCTTTATTACCCAGCCAAGTGCCAATAATTTCAACGCAGAATCGACGTGATACTTTATTGTCGTACTTATTAATCATGCCCCAACCCACGAGCTTGCCCGAAAAATAGCTTTTAATGTCTAATTTAGGTGAGGTATTTCGATAATCACTCACATCACTGCTGCAACCGATTAAACAAGTGGCAATGACTAAAGACGTTAATACATTATTCATTGATTTCTCCTATTAGACGTTTGCGAAGTGCTGGCTGACTTGTTTTTTCAGAAAGCCATATTGCAAGAAATACCTCTGCAAATTTTGTATCTTCTATTGTGCCAAGTAATTCACCATTAAAATAAAAATGACTTTGATTATTGGCATAAAGCAAAGCTAAGGAATCACCCTTCTCAATGTTTGGCCAAAGAACACGCAAAGTATCAAGATACTTACCATACTGCTCCTTTGTAAAACCTAAGTATTGCCATTGCTCTACGGTATTTTCGAGTAAATCATCCCGTGTAATATCTTTCAAATAATGAATGTCCAGCAATAAAGGTTGGTTTGAAGTTGTGCTGTAACTCCCGTTTTGTGTATAAAGTTTACTTTCATAAATATCCCAAAACATGAATGAGAAGGTCGCCTTACCAACTTGTGTTAATTCTGATTTAATCTTGTTGATAGCCAATAGATTAGCTTGTGCCGTACTCATCATTAATAAGCATAGAAATACGATAGATTTAGCTGACACGGTGACGCTCCTTGTGAAGCAAATAGTTTTCTAACGAGAACGCTAACATGATAAATAATGGCCAAATAACAGACAGCAATAACATCGTCGGTAGTACACCCCAAGCAAACTTGACGGCTGATAACTGAAAGCCGACAAAATAGCTTAAGGGCGCAAAGAACATGGGTAGCGTTACCTGTAACCAACGAGTCGTTTTGAGTTGTTGTGGCGCTCGCAATAAAAGACAACTAAAGCATGCCCAAAGTACTATTAGCCAATAAGGAATAAATGTTTCGTTAGGGAATCTAAAGATGCCTAAGACAGTTAAAATGTTATCTATACTAATCCCGAGAAAGGTGATAACAGCAGCTAAATAAAATTCATGCCTCGTCAGTTTCTTGTTCCATGCAAAAGCACCCAACCAAAGTAAAGCTAAGATTATTGCAGCATTGCCGTAAATGACTAACGCCAACCATAGTAAATTAAACAAGATAAAGTGGATCAACATAACGGTAAAAAATTGGTGATATTAATTACCGTTACGTCTTAATAAAGGATAAAGATCACCTTAGAAGCAGATCCATTGACGAACTTATACTTGGCCCAACACTTGGGCAGGATCAATTTTCGTTGCTCGCCATGCGGGGTAAACAGTAGCCACTAACGTTAGCAACAACGCCGTGCAAACAGTTAGATAGATGTCAGCACTATTCACTTCTGTCGGTAAATAATCGACAAAGTATACATCGCCTGATAATAACTTAGCGCCAAAAAAAGATTCTAAAATTCGCGCAATGTCAGTTAAATTTAGCGCGAGTACTGTGCCGACAATACCACCAATGAAGGTACCAACAAGTCCATTCCTTAAGCCCTGTAGTATAAATGTCATCATAATGGTTTGAGAACGCGCGCCCATGGTTTTTAAAATTGCGATATCACTTTTTTTATCGTTTACGGCCATAATCAAAGTTGAAACAATATTAAAACTTGCTACCGCAATCACAAGCACTAAGACAATAAACATCACCATTCTGACAAGTTGAATATCGTTATATAAATGCCCTTGAGAATAGGTCCAATCATAAATATACACATAAGCATCTGTTTTATAAGCAACTTGCTTTGCAACTTTCGCCGCATCGAATACTTGCTCAACCGTTAAGCGAATACTCTGCACCTGATGAGACTCATAGTGCATAATATCCTGACCTTGAGATAGCGAAATATACGCTTGTTGTGCATCTATCTCACCACCAAACTTAAATATTCCAACGACAGTAGCATTGCGTTTGCTCATCGCATTAAATTGACGTTTTACTTGCACTTCTTGACGCATAGGCGGCAATAGAATTTGTAACTGCTCACCGACTTTCACACCTAATTTATCAGCAGTGGCTTGTCCAATAATAATGCTGTTTTCTTTTAATAAATGTTGCCAATCACCATCGACCATATGATGTGAAATTGCCGAGACTTGCTGTTCCAGTTGTACATCAACGCCACTTAACTCTACGCCCTTTAACTTATCTTTATGTTGCAACATTCCTTGTACTTTTATTAACGGAGCTGCAGCCACAACATTTGGTTGTTGATTGGCATTATTTACTTGCTGTTGCCAATGATTTATCGGTTCATTGACGCTAACAAGTTCTGCATGGGGAACCACAGATAATAAATGTTGCGCTAATGCCCTTTCAAACCCATTCATAGCACTTAACACCAAAATTAAGATGGCAACGCCAAGCGCTATTCCAATGGTTGATGACGCAGAAATAAAAGAGGCAAAACCACTATTTTTTTTCTGGCTGATATAGCGTCTTGCTAAAAAATAACTGAGTGATTTAGCCATCGACTAGCTCTTCTACATTAACAAGCACACCATGATCTAATTTAATTTGTCTATCCATTTTTGCTGCCAAGGTTAAATCATGTGTAACAATAATGAAGCTGGTATTTAATGTGCGATTGAGCGTTTTCAACAGTTGATAAATTTGCTCAGCAGTATCGAAGTCTAAATTACCCGTTGGTTCATCGGCCAACACTAATGCCGGCTTTGTCACTAAAGCCCGAGCAATCGCAACCCGTTGTCTTTCTCCACCCGATAATTCTGAAGGACGATGTGCTAAACGATGAGACAATCCTACTTGCGCTAACATTTCAGAGGCTAACTTCTCAGCTTCATTTTCCTGTAGGCCTCGGATCAACAATGGCATTGCCACATTTTCTAACGCGGAAAACTCCATCATTAGGTGGTGAAACTGATAAATAAAACCAATATGTTGATTTCTAAACTTTGCTTTCTTTTTCTCGCTTAATGTATGAATGTCAGTGCCATTGATAAATACTTGTCCTGAACTAGGGCTATCTAACCCACCGGCCAAATGCAAAAGCGTACTCTTGCCACTGCCAGAGCTACCTACTATCGCTAATAACTCACCAGATGCAACAGTAAGATCAACCCCCTGTAATACAGAAGTTTCCATTGTTCCTTGTTGGTAAACTTTAGTAAGTTGTTTACAAATCAAACCATTACTCATTACGAAGTACCTCCGCAGGTTGGGTAAGTGATGCACGATAGGCAGGGTATAGCGTTGCAATGAAACTCATCGCTAATGCCGTGAAAGAAATCATAAAAATATCACTCAACTGCATGTTAATAGGTAGAGACTGCGAGAAACCACTACCAAACATATTAATATTAAAATACGTTATCAGGTTATTTAAATTTAACGTTAATATCACCCCGAAAATGGTACCCAACATAACGCCCCAAACACCATTAATAAGCCCTTGCGCCATAAAAATCTTGATAATACCGCTTCTATCCATACCAAAGGTTTGTAAAATAGCAATTTCTCCTTGCTTATCAATTACAATCATCACTAACGCAGAAACAATATTGAAGGCAGCAACAGCTATAATTAAACTTAGCATTAGCCACATCATGTTTTTTTCCATACTAACAGCCGAAAATAACGTACCCTGCGTTGAACGCCATGTACTAAATTGGTAGTTTGAAAAGTCGTTTTGGTTAGCTTCAACCAGAGAATCAGCAGCAAAAGCGTCATCTAAGTATAAACGTAAATGGCTAATGGAATCTGCAGGATAGCGCAGTAACTTACTAGCATCTCGACGATGAATATAAATAACCCAATCATCTACTTGTGAGCGCATATTAAAAATACCACTAATGGTAAACGTGCGTTGTACTGGAATGCGTCCCATGGGGGTGAATAAGGTTTTTTCGGGTACCACAACACGAATGGTATCCCCCATTGAAACAGATAACTTTTGTGCTAATGATTGGCCAAGAATAACGGAGTACTTTTGATTGGTTAGATAACTTAACTGCCCTGCAACCATATGATTGAAAACAATATTATTTCTTTCTTCATTAGGTTCAATACCTTGTAACAGCACGCCACGCAGCGTTTTATTGGATAACACTAACGCTTCTGTTTCAATAATTGGAGTGACATGAGTGACGTGTTCAAGTGTGGAAAGTTTCGCGTGTAAATCGCGCCAATTATTCATCGGCTGATTATTTTCACTGACCAACACATGCGGCACAATACCTAAAATACGTTTTTTTAATTCCCCTTCAAAACCATTCATTACAGAAACTACCGTAATGAGCGCGCTAACGCCCAGTAAAATACCCACAATAGAGAAAAAAGTAATAAAGGAAACAAAGCCTGAACGCTGGCGACTTCTGCTATAACGAAGTCCGATAAAGAAACTAACCGGCTGAAACATTATTTTTCTATGCTAAATTAAGCTATTTGAATTAGCCAAGCATAACATAACAAACGCTGAGTTAATAACGCCTATTATGCTGTTTTTGTTAGTGTTCGATTAAAAAACTCTACTGACATTCCATAAACACGTAATGCTAACGCAGGATCGTATCTGTCGCCTTCATCACGCATAAACGCGTGTTGTGCATTAAATTCATGCCAGGTGAACGTATTGGCTGAATTAAGTAACTTTTTGTGTATCTTCATTCTACCTTCGTCAGGTACATGTGGGTCTTGTTTACCCCAAATCATCATTAACTCACCTTTTATATCAGGCGTACGCGTTAAAGAATCATTATGCTCTTCGCAAGAAAGCGTATTTGAATGAATATCGGTTGCATATAAACACACCGCAGAGAATACCTTACTATTTAATGCCGCACGGTAAGCTAAATGGCCACCGATACACACGCCCATTGTACCTATAGCCCCGGTACAATAGGTTTGCTGATTTATAAATTCCACCAACGCCTTGGTATCTGTGTCATGGCTTTCTAACGGCTTTGCCCATTTATCATTATTTCCCTTATCCTTGCCTTCATCGTCATAACCGAGCACGGTTCCTAACGGGTTTAATTCGTGAAAGACTTCCGGTACTAAAACAACAAAGCCATGACCAGCCATAATCGCTGCCGTTCTGGCAATCGGCGCTGTTTGTTGAAAAATTTCAGAATAAAAAATAATGCTGGGATACTTGCCGCCAGCTTGTGGGCGATAAATATAAGTTCGCATAGGCCCTGTAGCCGTATTTATATCAATAACATTTTTTTGAATGATCATCGGTTTGCGCTTTTAAATGGTTAATGTTCATTAAGTTAGTGTAGCGATATTCTCACATGATGGTAATCATTAAATAATTCATCAACCATTTCAATAAACATATCAACCGCTATTTGAAACGAACCTTATTGCCAATCATTTTAAGTGCGGGTACTCCTCGAATTAACGCTTCTCTTGCAAACGTTTGATGGCATTGAGGGCATTCACCTAACTTTTCGGTATGATCTTGAGCGATTCGTTCCGTAAAACACTTTATTAGTGCTCCTTTTCCGCCTTTTCTGTATTTAAACAATTTGCACTGACAAGCAGCACAATAAATATCAACTGTTCTGCTCGGTCCTTTCGTATTAGGTTTTGCCATGCATTAAAGCTCTTCTTTTTAAAAGATATTATAATTGTATTAAAAAAGTGTACATCATTCGCATTTTTTAAAATGGCTACTACAATCAACTATATAAGGCGATATATTCGCTATTCACTATGGAAAATAAATTTAATGTTTGTACTAAATAAACTATCGATTCGATTCAAAATTCTCATGATTCCAATTGTAGGCACGATAGGTTTTTTAATTTATTTAATCACCAGTATGACGGCGATGTCGCAAATTGTGAACCAACTTGAGCGTGCATACGCGATTGAATATAAATATTTAGAGTCTTCTAAGTATGCTTTAAACCACCTGGATAAAATAAAAGAAACATTAGGCAATGCCGTTACCATGGGCGAGCAAGAAATGCTGGAAACCGCCAACGGCTATGCTGATGACTTTCGACAAAACGTTAAACAAACGGCTAGCCTTGATCCAGCTCATTCATCAACCATCAAACAACTGGTTAGCGATTTCGAAGATTATTACCAACAAGCATTTACCTTATCAAGTGAAATGGTTGATGGCAGTATGGACTTTGAAACGTTAGGCGCACGATCATCAGCAATGGCAGATAAATTAAATACTTTACAAACCGAATTACAGCAATTCAAAAGTACGAAAAATAAAGCATTTAATGACGCCTTTGAATCAGTCAATAGCAAAGTTTCTTCTACTGTCACTATCGGTATTACCATTGGAGTGATCACTATACTTGTATTGTTTAGCGTTGCCATTCCAATTATTTCCTCTATCAGTAACAGCTTGAAAAATGTGATCGCTTCACTAAAAAATATTGCTCAAGACAATGGTGATTTGACCGTTCGCCTACAAACAAATAGTCAAGATGAAATTGGCGATTTGGTTTTTTGGTTTAATAATTTTATTGAAAAATTACAGGGAGTAATAAAACGCGTGGTAGATACTGCGGTTCCACTTGCAAATACCGCGAATAATATTCAGCGACTATCTAATGAAACCATTAATTCTTTTAATCGACAAAACGACAGTATTTCAGCATCAAAATCATCCGTAGAAGAAATGAGTCATAGTGTTAATACCATCACATCAAACGCTGCTGATGCTGTAACATCTGCACAAAATGCCAACTCGGAAGCAGAAAATGGCAAAAATGTTGTCGATCAAACAGTGATAGAAATAAGGCAATTGTCTGACGTGATAAAAGAATCTTCTGAAATTATTAATCAACTCAATGAAGATACCAATAAAGTCAATGTAGTGCTTGACGTAATTAAAGGCATCGCTGAACAAACTAATCTTTTAGCGCTAAACGCCGCTATTGAAGC
The Thalassotalea hakodatensis genome window above contains:
- a CDS encoding chalcone isomerase family protein: MSAKSIVFLCLLMMSTAQANLLAINKIKSELTQVGKATFSFMFWDIYESKLYTQNGSYSTTSNQPLLLDIHYLKDITRDDLLENTVEQWQYLGFTKEQYGKYLDTLRVLWPNIEKGDSLALLYANNQSHFYFNGELLGTIEDTKFAEVFLAIWLSEKTSQPALRKRLIGEINE
- a CDS encoding LON peptidase substrate-binding domain-containing protein, which codes for MKLPIFPLPVFLLPQGITRLRIFEQRYLKMVKLAIKEHGFAILSTVSGEHKGVENWASWVDIINFDQDKHGVLTIDVKCKSIVSVAELSEDKDKLKYADIVPQNHWPEERYDDVTNRLSQSLLKIFEENNLLSDLYQSGFNDNANWIMSRWVELLPITLEEKMIFAQQNSYPMAKQFIANIVLVEK
- the phrB gene encoding deoxyribodipyrimidine photo-lyase, coding for MQILWFRNDLRVHDNPALHHFLMHYQSGDRAIYLLTPAQWHQHHWSRIKIDLIKRHVALVSKQLNELGVQLEVYHVDDFEQQVEFIINENEQGSAIHFIANEELEVNERQRDEKLKSKGVTLTLFEADVIVSKGKVLNQAGEMFKVFTPFKRAWLRHVKNDGVEYLGKPGKRTTAIEINDEPVNHANNDVLQGDNSSSQWPLIDEVEAHTIPAFFANKHDQYHEFRDIPSIKGTSGLSPYLAIGALSPRYLLQLILNKHPDLLTAHDSPAFSWLNELIWRDFYRHLLHHFPKLCRHKMFNDKYANITWPYDKAKFDAWCLGQTGYPIVDAAMRQLNQTGWMHNRLRMVVASFLTKHLLIDWRLGEQYFMSKLIDGDLAANNGGWQWAASTGCDAQPYFRIFNPIRQGERFDPKGEFVRKYLPELDKVPDKHVHFPHSYMKSHSDIAYWPAIVDHKAAREQALAFYR
- the lolD gene encoding lipoprotein-releasing ABC transporter ATP-binding protein LolD, which codes for MSNGLICKQLTKVYQQGTMETSVLQGVDLTVASGELLAIVGSSGSGKSTLLHLAGGLDSPSSGQVFINGTDIHTLSEKKKAKFRNQHIGFIYQFHHLMMEFSALENVAMPLLIRGLQENEAEKLASEMLAQVGLSHRLAHRPSELSGGERQRVAIARALVTKPALVLADEPTGNLDFDTAEQIYQLLKTLNRTLNTSFIIVTHDLTLAAKMDRQIKLDHGVLVNVEELVDG
- a CDS encoding YbgA family protein, translated to MHSSFDKKDITVGISACIAGEKVRFDASNKPSNFCMKELAQHVTFKTFCPEVAIGLPVPRPTIRLIQKDNVIKVARPDGSGDVTEALSEYGKKIAKFSDSFSGFIFCAKSPSCGMERVKIYSPEGNALPATGVGAFAEQIMAANPLLPCEENGRLNDPILKENFVARVFAYKHWQSLVESGLTKHKLTTFHSEYKYTVMSHDLVAYKKLGQLLAGNELSIEELAHQYITGLMAALKIKATRKNHANTLSHIQGYFSKHLSPEQRQELCQQIEAFRTGLVPLFVPLTLIKHYLLSHPKSYLAKQTYLNPYPESLKLRYGY
- a CDS encoding sigma-70 family RNA polymerase sigma factor, with protein sequence MVTGQISLSVTASSVKPKAMNDSTEHQQLSQWLTSVANHRDKAAFSELFKFFAPKILRIAKNKIGSEAQASEIVQETMSNIWRKAHLFDAQKGAPTTWVYTVMRNVTFDMLRKVKSNREDTLSDDIWPLAEQSASEDEPFEDHLAQNNILSVIETLPENQQQVIKGFYFMEMSQEQLANHLGLPLGTIKSRLRLALAKLKAQLGEHHD
- a CDS encoding ChrR family anti-sigma-E factor, which produces MIKHHPTFEMLTAYVAGELPASLAAGISIHADKCEKCKKQISLLTEQLAEVSFDHDQDLLNIDQLNNQNVISVDFEQMINNICEDDRITIAKPVEAKTITLRDTTYELPRAIQNMEITNTASIGKLSRARVMLDEGEIHTSLVHIEPGGGVPMHTHNGFELTVLVEGSFSDEMGEYFPGDFIMLDGQHVHNPVSAQGCLCYTVANAPQKFTQGINKLLNPIGSFIY
- a CDS encoding TIGR01777 family oxidoreductase; protein product: MRILMTGGTGLIGQVLIKQLLSDQDNQISVLTRSPDNATARLGSAINLITSLNQTLIDQTDIVINLAGEPIADKRWTTSQKQKICHSRWDLTGKIVELIQQSETPPHTLLSGSAVGIYGRQGNYQIDETFTQYYPEFSHEICKQWEDIALKAQSSSTRVCLLRTGIVLSTTAGALNKMLLPFKLGLGGKFASGEQVMSWIHIDDMVNAIIYLMEQKAINGAVNMTAPNAVTNQVFSETLAKQLSRPCIFTTPSFVLKLIFGEMSDLFIYGQNVVPKKLLANGFQFEYSQLNSALLDLLSD
- the lolE gene encoding lipoprotein-releasing ABC transporter permease subunit LolE, which gives rise to MAKSLSYFLARRYISQKKNSGFASFISASSTIGIALGVAILILVLSAMNGFERALAQHLLSVVPHAELVSVNEPINHWQQQVNNANQQPNVVAAAPLIKVQGMLQHKDKLKGVELSGVDVQLEQQVSAISHHMVDGDWQHLLKENSIIIGQATADKLGVKVGEQLQILLPPMRQEVQVKRQFNAMSKRNATVVGIFKFGGEIDAQQAYISLSQGQDIMHYESHQVQSIRLTVEQVFDAAKVAKQVAYKTDAYVYIYDWTYSQGHLYNDIQLVRMVMFIVLVLVIAVASFNIVSTLIMAVNDKKSDIAILKTMGARSQTIMMTFILQGLRNGLVGTFIGGIVGTVLALNLTDIARILESFFGAKLLSGDVYFVDYLPTEVNSADIYLTVCTALLLTLVATVYPAWRATKIDPAQVLGQV
- a CDS encoding DUF2878 domain-containing protein, with translation MLIHFILFNLLWLALVIYGNAAIILALLWLGAFAWNKKLTRHEFYLAAVITFLGISIDNILTVLGIFRFPNETFIPYWLIVLWACFSCLLLRAPQQLKTTRWLQVTLPMFFAPLSYFVGFQLSAVKFAWGVLPTMLLLSVIWPLFIMLAFSLENYLLHKERHRVS
- a CDS encoding DUF3833 domain-containing protein, whose translation is MNNVLTSLVIATCLIGCSSDVSDYRNTSPKLDIKSYFSGKLVGWGMINKYDNKVSRRFCVEIIGTWLGNKGELDETFYFLDGEVSKRVWQLNLEANGKYNGQAHDVIGTAKGQQVGMAFNWQYELDVEIDNDVIRFSMDDWMYQLDDNRVMNKTAMNKYGITVADITLFFDKSVQQCSNR